In the genome of Halarsenatibacter silvermanii, one region contains:
- a CDS encoding four-carbon acid sugar kinase family protein: MVEVLVIADDLTGANATGVLLSKEGFRTASFDYPLPDFESELADFAAAAVNTASRGIAAGKARERVEKTAADILESGELPELINKRLDSTLRGNIGAELDGLLAALGDDYAAVVVPAFPSSGRICVGGYLLVNSRPLERTGAAEDPKTPVNKSFVPEIISRQTGRQIGRVELREVLAGGYRLEEALRRRRQEGCEIIVCDAVEEEDIDVIARALQNIEFNFVTADPGPFTRAAASLLPGRKKAPSSKKVVMAVGSATEITREQLDYLEVNRDPALVKADVKKLLQPELRKEEISRCQNDLRKRAGESSIIGVVSARTRDDVLSDEELETFADFDEDINQLEPGEEEEIMERVTSGIAEIAAGLLAGLEEPAGIFVSGGDNVKAMLERLNARGIEVEEEIIPLAVRGRLIGGEFAGLSFVSKGGLIGDEDAMELCIDKIKAEEE; this comes from the coding sequence ATGGTTGAGGTGCTGGTTATTGCCGATGACCTGACCGGGGCCAACGCCACCGGAGTTCTGCTCTCTAAAGAGGGTTTTCGCACCGCTTCTTTTGATTATCCGCTCCCGGATTTTGAATCGGAGCTGGCTGATTTTGCAGCTGCTGCTGTGAATACTGCCAGCAGAGGCATTGCTGCCGGGAAGGCACGTGAAAGGGTTGAAAAGACGGCTGCTGATATTCTTGAAAGCGGTGAACTGCCCGAATTGATAAACAAGCGTCTGGACAGCACATTGCGCGGCAATATTGGCGCTGAACTTGACGGGCTGCTCGCCGCTCTGGGGGATGATTATGCGGCGGTGGTTGTGCCGGCCTTTCCCTCATCCGGCCGCATCTGTGTGGGCGGGTATCTGCTGGTAAATTCACGCCCGCTGGAGAGAACCGGGGCGGCTGAGGATCCTAAAACTCCGGTAAATAAAAGTTTCGTTCCAGAGATTATCTCGCGGCAGACGGGCCGTCAGATAGGCCGGGTGGAGCTCCGCGAGGTTCTAGCCGGCGGTTACCGGCTTGAAGAGGCTTTAAGGCGGCGCCGACAGGAGGGCTGTGAGATAATTGTCTGTGATGCCGTGGAGGAAGAGGATATAGATGTTATTGCCCGGGCTCTGCAGAATATAGAATTTAATTTTGTCACTGCCGATCCCGGGCCTTTCACCCGGGCTGCTGCCAGCCTGCTGCCGGGCAGAAAGAAAGCCCCCTCTTCTAAAAAGGTGGTTATGGCAGTCGGCAGCGCCACCGAAATTACCAGAGAACAGCTTGATTATCTGGAGGTTAACCGAGATCCAGCTCTGGTGAAAGCGGATGTTAAAAAGCTCCTGCAGCCGGAGCTGAGAAAGGAGGAGATCAGCCGCTGTCAGAATGATCTGCGGAAGAGAGCGGGAGAAAGCTCTATTATAGGAGTCGTGAGCGCCCGTACCCGCGACGATGTTCTGAGCGATGAGGAGCTCGAAACTTTTGCTGATTTTGATGAAGATATAAACCAGCTCGAGCCGGGAGAAGAGGAAGAAATTATGGAACGGGTCACTTCCGGGATAGCTGAGATTGCTGCCGGGCTACTGGCCGGGCTCGAGGAGCCAGCCGGAATTTTTGTCAGCGGTGGTGACAATGTCAAAGCTATGCTCGAGCGTTTGAACGCCCGGGGCATCGAGGTTGAAGAAGAAATTATTCCCCTGGCTGTTCGCGGACGTCTGATAGGGGGAGAATTTGCCGGACTTTCCTTTGTCAGCAAAGGAGGTCTAATCGGAGACGAGGATGCTATGGAGCTCTGTATAGATAAAATTAAGGCGGAGGAGGAATGA
- the ilvD gene encoding dihydroxy-acid dehydratase translates to MRSDKVKKGVERAPHRSLLKASGYSQEEISRPFIGVVNSHNEIVPGHVHLDQIVDAVKNGVRASGGTPLEFPTIAICDGIAMNHRGMLYSLPSRELIADTIEAMTLAHGFDALVMVPNCDKVIPGMLIAAARLNIPALLVSGGPMLAGKWKGQRRDLKDVFEAVGQAKVGEIDEEELKEIESHSCPGCGSCAGMFTANTMNCLTEVLGMGLPGNGSIPAVMAERKRLATRAGGRIMDLLEKDLKPRDIMQKEAFENAIAVDLALGGSTNSVLHLPAIAAEAEVDLDISRFDEIGREVPHLCNMSPGGSHYMEDIYYAGGVQAVIKRLTKLEVIDEETRTVSGQTLGEIADEAEVLDEDVIRSADNPYHEEGGLAILEGNIAPDGCVVKQSAVAEEMLTHSGPARVFESEEEAVEAMYEGEIEAGDVVVIKYEGPKGGPGMREMLGPTSVIAGIGLDKEVALITDGRFSGASRGASIGHISPEAMEGGPIAAVEEGDEIEINIPEREINLLVEDEELQSRLEQLETIEPKVKEGYLARYSRFVTSGDRGAVYEK, encoded by the coding sequence GTGCGCAGTGATAAAGTTAAAAAGGGAGTGGAGAGAGCTCCTCACCGCAGTCTGCTCAAAGCTTCCGGTTACAGTCAGGAGGAGATTTCCCGCCCTTTTATCGGTGTTGTAAATTCTCACAATGAGATAGTTCCCGGTCACGTTCATCTCGACCAGATCGTGGACGCGGTGAAAAATGGCGTCCGGGCCAGCGGAGGAACGCCGCTGGAATTTCCCACCATAGCGATCTGTGATGGCATAGCCATGAATCACAGGGGAATGCTGTATTCGCTTCCCAGCCGCGAGCTGATAGCGGATACGATCGAAGCTATGACCTTAGCTCACGGTTTTGATGCTCTGGTCATGGTGCCCAACTGCGATAAGGTGATACCGGGTATGCTGATAGCAGCAGCCCGCCTCAATATACCGGCCCTGCTGGTCAGCGGCGGTCCCATGTTGGCCGGTAAATGGAAGGGGCAGCGGCGGGATTTAAAAGATGTGTTTGAGGCTGTCGGCCAGGCCAAGGTCGGAGAAATCGATGAAGAGGAGCTCAAAGAGATCGAGAGCCATTCCTGTCCCGGCTGCGGTTCCTGTGCCGGCATGTTTACCGCCAACACGATGAACTGTCTGACCGAGGTTTTGGGTATGGGGCTGCCCGGCAACGGCAGCATACCGGCTGTCATGGCCGAAAGAAAGCGGCTTGCTACCCGGGCAGGAGGTCGAATAATGGATCTGCTGGAAAAGGATTTAAAGCCCCGAGACATAATGCAGAAGGAAGCGTTTGAGAACGCCATCGCTGTAGATCTGGCCCTGGGCGGATCGACCAATTCTGTGCTGCATCTACCCGCCATAGCAGCTGAAGCAGAGGTGGATCTCGATATATCTCGCTTCGATGAGATCGGGCGAGAAGTTCCCCACCTCTGTAACATGAGTCCCGGCGGTTCGCATTACATGGAGGACATTTACTATGCCGGCGGCGTCCAGGCTGTAATCAAGAGGCTTACAAAGCTGGAGGTCATCGATGAAGAGACCAGAACGGTTAGCGGTCAGACTCTGGGCGAGATTGCCGACGAAGCCGAGGTGCTGGATGAAGATGTGATCCGCTCAGCCGATAACCCTTATCACGAGGAGGGGGGGCTGGCAATTCTCGAAGGCAATATAGCCCCGGACGGCTGTGTGGTAAAACAATCGGCTGTAGCCGAGGAAATGCTGACCCATAGCGGACCGGCCCGGGTTTTCGAGAGCGAAGAGGAAGCTGTGGAAGCCATGTACGAAGGCGAGATAGAGGCCGGCGATGTGGTTGTGATTAAATACGAAGGACCCAAAGGCGGTCCCGGAATGCGCGAAATGCTCGGACCTACCTCGGTTATAGCTGGCATCGGCCTCGATAAAGAGGTGGCGCTCATAACCGACGGCCGTTTTTCGGGAGCTTCCCGGGGAGCTTCGATAGGCCATATATCACCCGAAGCCATGGAGGGCGGTCCGATTGCCGCCGTCGAAGAAGGAGATGAGATAGAGATAAATATTCCGGAACGCGAGATAAATCTGCTGGTCGAAGATGAGGAACTGCAGAGCAGGCTGGAGCAGCTGGAAACAATCGAGCCCAAAGTCAAAGAAGGCTATCTGGCCCGCTATTCCCGGTTTGTTACCTCCGGGGACAGGGGAGCTGTTTATGAAAAATAG